Part of the Brachyhypopomus gauderio isolate BG-103 chromosome 17, BGAUD_0.2, whole genome shotgun sequence genome, ATGTAGAAGTAATAGTAAATATTATAGTAagtgtaatataataataataataatgatgttaGTGTCTTGGCCTTTTCTTCTTAGGCTGTCGCGGCATGGGCTCTCCACTGATGTCCACTTTAACATGTGGCGCGAAGCTTTTTAGAGTAGGTGTGGAGAAGGTCTCAGAAACACGGAGCTGTCAATCAGGCTGCACTTCCTCTTGTTGACTGGGACAGTACAGCACCTCCCACAGGCGCTGCTTAATCCTGCGGCCCAGATCCAAGCTGTAGGGCCGAGGCTGTCCGGAGGGAGTCCTGAGCATGGGATCCACGACACGGTGGTAGATGTCTTGGTACCCCTGCACACTGTGGCCGTGGATCATCAAGGGATCGTCTCTGCTCAGCTGGCCACAGATGGAGCTCATGGCTGTGTTGGATGAGTGAGCAGTGGTTGGGAGTGAACAGAGGTGTGGAAGAATAGCAGCGTTGTTCATATAGCACTCCTCCACAAACTCTGAGGGCTTTCCCAGACTCTCCAGCATCTcagtctccctcttcctcctctttgcaGGCTAAATCAAGACAATAAAAAAGTTATTTTCATCGATCATTCACTACCTGCACAAAATGGAGGGCATATTTCTAACCTGCTACTACAGTTCAGGCTTGAGGCTTTAGAACCATTTATCACAATTGTTCACCTACATCTGAATTTACCTCAGTTTTAAAGGAGGTGTCTGGCTTCATCTGAGGAGTTTTCTCTGTGGCTTCAGACTTGGGACCTTCACTTGTAAATGTTGAAACTCCATCCACCAAATAATCCCTAAGCCGCTTTGAAGGTGATATGTTCTTTCCTAGGCCGTATACAGCTGTAGAAGTACGCTTCTTAGTGTTCTGAAACAACACATTAAACATcacagtttttatcttaattcaCTGTACATCAATGAACATCCATTTTATGCTGTTACACTTTAAAATGTTAATCTACATGAGAAGTAACATGAGAAAGATTACCATTGCTTTTGATAGGTAAAATGTCAATGTTCTTGTTGAAAAGTCTTGAATCTGTGTGTTGATATCTGACTCAAGATTGAAACTGATATTTTGTTTAAGCTTGGTTGCCATTACCAGTATTCTTTTGAAAATTCCaaatgtatttcaaaagaatttactgactcccagtctgtcccggagtgtccgctgcctgactcccagtctgtcccggagtgtccgctgcctgactcccagtctgtcccggagtgtccgctgcctgactcccagtctgtcccggagtgtccgctgcctgactcccagtctgtcccggaggccattctgcctgactcccagtctgtcccggaggccATTCTGCCTGACACTCAGATGGAGTCGGTTCCTGTTCATCCAGCTTACCAAGAGCCCCTATGCGGTACTTCTGTTACAAATTCGACCACAGAAGAGCCTTCTGGAAGTGTCCTTTCTATTTTTGATCTTTTAAACAGCTTTGACTGTAGGACTATGCCCTTACTCCTTGCCCCTGTTCCAGGTTATGTTTTAGTCCCTGTGCCTGTTATGATGTCTTTGCCTGTACTGGTTCCTGTTGTTCGGGAAGTGTGTAAACATTACGTTTCTGTTCCTATGTGTTTGTCTATGCCTTGTGTGCTTACGTATTGGGTGCCGGTGCATATgtctgttgttttgtgtatattgttatctgtttttgtgtgttcatctggTGTTAGTTTTGTTCCCCATGGCCCCTCTTCGGAGTCTCCATTGGGTTCCGGTTTAGCTGAGTCTGTGCCTGCCAGTCCGGTGTCCGTTGCCCTGGATCCTGTCCAGTGCCCCAGGGATCTGCGACCCTCccgttctcttggaacaaattctCAGTCGGTCGGGCCCGTGTCTGCGTCGGCTGGGCCTCGGTACTGTCTTCGAGTGGTCCTGCGCTGGGGTCTTCGTGTTCTGTTAGGGATCCTTCTGGTTCATTTTGCGAGTTATCAGACCGTGGGCCGGACTCATCGTCTGTTTCCTTTGCCCATTGTCGGTCCTCTTTTGTCCCCTCTAGGTCCGAGTTGTCCACGCCGGTTGTTATCCCGGTGTCTAGTTCGTCTTCCCTGGCTTCTTCTGGGTTTTTGTCTGATTCTATCGGTCCCCTTTGAGGGGATTTTTGCGTGCCCCAGTGTGGCACGCTTTAGGGGGGGGTACTGTTACATGGTCATGTTCCGTCTCTTCTGTTTCTTGCGTTTCAATAGTCTTTGTGAAGTGTTAGCCCCGCCCTCTGTGTTAGTTTGGTTTCTAGAGTCACTCAGCTGTTTTGAGTTCTCGGCTGATTAGTATCCAGTTATATTCTTCGATGTCTAATCTCCTGGCGTGAGTCATCCTGTTCGTTACCCGTGCTTAGTCTCACCGTTTCTCCGTGGGTAGATTTCGTCTGTCTAGTCCGGTACTGTTGTTCTTCCATTTCTGGTCGTTGAGTCGTGCTCACCTGTCGTTCCGGCTTTCTTTATCTACGCTACCAAAGTTAAGTAGTCTCTCGCTTTGATCCTTGAGGTTCTGGGGTTGTTAGGTTTGCAGAGCCGTTTATTCTCTGCGAggttctgtgtgcatgtgttatgtactgtcggtgatctagtcgtcacgtaaagagtgttactgcccaggttgcatacgttatgtactgtcggtgatctagtcgtcacgtaaagagtgttactgcccaggttgcatacgttatgtactgtcggtgatctagtcgtcacgtaaagagtgttactgcccatgttacatgtgttatgtactgtcggtgatctagtcgtcacgtaaagagtgttactgcccagtTTGCATacgttatgtactgtcggtgatctagtcgtcatgtaaagagtgttactgcccatgttacatgtgttatgtactgtcggtgatccGGTCGTcatgtaaagagtgttactgcctaGGTTGCATacgttatgtactgtcggtgatctagtcgtcacgtaaagagtgttactggccATGTTACATGTATTATATACTGCCTGTCTATGAACGTAGATCTGTCTCAACACGACTGgcctatgtaaggctttgagtTATACTGCATGTCTGTTAAAGTACTGCTTGTCTGTTAAAGTAAAGCTGTCTCGTGTTTAACATGCCTCGCCGTTCCCGTGCGTTAAGGGTTGGCACGATTCGCCTCCAAGAGGCTCAGAGTGTTTCTCTCAATAAATTGAGTTTTCTTCCGCATTTGCGTCCGTCTCCAAGTTGCGAAACGTTACACTGCTCTGTATATAGAATGGGAATCTACGTCACGACGCATTGCATGCTGGGTAGTGGCCGCCATGTTTTAGGACACGCATCCAAGAATAAATGGACCGTGCATGTGATATCACTCACTGCCACGAGATAaatacagaagaaaaaaaactggtATTTTGACAAAATAAAGGGAATTAACGTTTCCcttcattattattatagtagtagtagaagtattGATTGTACACATttctatatactgtatatatgtatatacatatatactatatgtgggtcattctacaaaaacgtCCACTTTTGACAGGTGGACATTTTTCCTAcataaatttatttttttaggatTTTAAATTATACTACATTATTACTGTACTGATTGGCTATAAGAACATACATAAGGTACACCTAAATggctttttgccttttttgtacatttatttgaagATTTCATGTACCGTTACCCATCGTGACAGTAACACCGGTGACAACTGTCATAAcagttttttttacaaaatagcTGCCACAGGGAATCAAACCACATGTTGACTGTCATGAACTACTCACTGAATTATGTATAAattaatcaatttttattattctatGTTCATTTTCCAAAGATTAAAGTAGGGCATACCAGTGACTTGCACTGAAGCTTCGAAGGAAATCTTAGGGTAGATgataaaatttataaaaaatgaaaaatgacattgaacttacaatgtgtctgttttcaataatcttcagagaggaaacaaaatgacttcctgtgatgtcatcagcatggctttgtatattaaaataatagtcTTTTGTCATACAgtaacaccagtgacatgaatataggggacatacacatttattatgtattttattatatttatttgcaatattgtgttttttttatattttgtgtgacatattggacctttatggacacataactgcagttgagttaataaagtatatcaatcaatcaatcaatcaaattttatttatatagcgctttttacaacagttgttgtcacaaagcagctttacaagtgccgagtcctagcctccagtgagcaagccaagggcgacagtggcaaggaaaaactccctagaggaagaaaccttgagaggaaccaagactcggggggaacccatgctcctctggccgacaccggtcagcatgacaacaacaacaatttaaacagaaaatgttttccATTCAAAAATTAAAGCCCTTAGTTTCCCAGCATGACAACGAGGACAGAACTTGGAAAAACACTAAAATGGTTGAAAAGAGAAACTGACTCATAAGTGGTTCAAAAAGATATAAttgttcaaatatcatgttgttttgtcttaaaatgtaaataaatcccTAAATTTGAGGGATTTTAAAATGCAACTGCCCTGTTAAGTCTAGGGACAGAAAAACGGACATTTCTGTAGAATGACCCATgtattatggaatagccttccagctccaatacgagattctgacacagttccaatctttaaacctagacttaagactcacctatttaatcaagccttcagctaatatttcccttgtaaggtgtaggggcttgggggcccccagacgttgagatttctggtgatctgagatgttgatgctgtcctccagctgtgtcatggcatcactctatttgtgacaatgacttgactggaaagcaatgtctcagtgagccctcatgcctgtgttcacctctgaacccctccctttagttatgctgctatagattagcctgccggagccacatgctcatcactggcacgtgagctatgtacatttaaatcaatggtggtttaaattcatgtccactcagtctgtattgtctatcttcttgcatgcctccacccaagacgattggagacaggcacctgcaggcacctgggggatggtctggcttgccggtgaatgtgctgatgccggggttggatgagccgttgccacgaggggtcgtgctgatgctggcccgcctgaggcccaccgcctgcaccgaggggactgaggctgcttggccggggaacaggagccttgactgttgctgtggaactttgaAACCACATTGCGGccacggacttgtgttaacgggccgcccaatggaggatgggttcccttttgagtcttggtcctcccgaggtttcttcctaatccccaccttATAGGGagttttcctcgccactgtcacctttggcttgctcattaggattctggacccatacgattgtaaagctgctttgtgacaacgtgtgttgtgaaaagcgctatataaataaatttgactttgactattattattgtagtagtagtagtattgattTTATACACTTCCATAtactctgtgtgtatatatattatatactatatgtattattattgtagtagtagtagtattgattgtacacatttttttgtAGGTTTTGTAGCTGAAAACACATACTCCTTTTTCGATACATTTCCCTCTCCTGTTGTGAGAGCGATTGTGGCACTTGATAACACAGCAAGCATTCACCATTTCATCGTAATTTGTACTGAATTAAAGTAATTGAGCCTCTTAGTTAACCAGTCGCTACTGTAGCTTCTGTGTCCTAAACTCCCATAATGCATTGCGTCTTTCATGTCTGCTGACGTTCCAATTCTCtatagttttttgtttgtttgttttttatagcTGCTGTGATATTTTTCCAGTTGCACACATGAAGTTTGACGTTTTGATACTCCATGAATCAATCAATACAGGCAGGGATTTTCACAGCAAACTACAATAAATGAGTTGAGCCTTTCTCTGCCCTTTGGCAGTACAGGCAGAAGCAGCCTCAAGGTATTTTCAAATGTATATATGGTGAGATATTTTGTTACTGGATGTTCAGTCCCTCTCTGCTCAATCCGTAGTTCATTCATGGACTTCGCTACagattttattgtaaaaaagattTATCCATTTGCATTAAGTTTGGAGAGATGTTCGTTTTTTTCTCATTAACAAGTGAGACCTTTGCAATGTAGGTCAGATATCTACAACACAATTCAGTCTTGTTGCAAAGGTCTGAAAGTTGCtgtgttgtagaggtctgacatGTCCACAAAATGGACAGTGAATGAGAGTGAGGATCCATATGCAGGTATAAAGAATTTTCgattattaataaattatatAGTATTTATATCTTACGTATTGCAGAGGTCTGAAATTGTTGTAGTAGTCTGATTTGTGTTCGAAGGGTCTGCGTTTTCTTGTATTATAAGTTTCTGTGCTGTGATGGGggtctgtgttgtgttgtcgACATCTGACTTGTGTTGTCAAGGTCTGAAATGTCTTGTAGAGGTCTAGATCCTCttatctgttacatatttaccacatcacatatctttcttctccgaggttcacctggggagtaactctgcagttggagcctacaataccagtatcatcactccgacacggaatgaaaacctggcgttcatgacaagacatttacattgacaatatcaacacccagaactttcattctagttaccttatacttagcctgattgtgtgatttatttgtgacttgtgtattcatctgtataatttgtttttgtgtaatttgtgtgttaacgggccgcccaatggacgatgggttcccttttgagtcttggtcctcccaagctctggacagcatggtgcagaactgcacccccatttgGAGCATGagcgcccttctcgctggaggactctggtcagttagcatgcagtgagctttaaactgtggctttcagatagcaacaacagtcacaagaagctaacacagcactgattttggctgcagtttttacttctccattgttctttcaaaatattgccctggcctatatcaatatttttagttatttatcctcttatatattctttttattgtgttccatatccactctgctgatccaaactgcccttcaaactgcttaaagaataggctagttagctagctcacagaggacatacaaacattttctgttaaaaaatacagatgtacactaactggtgcaaactaagccatcgaatagaatatgatcatttgattgtgcacttagatcatacataagggtattaagtttctttatagaagctaaaagttgtactgtatacattggatggattaatagtcaTGGGCCCTGCGCTGCTGGACTGTGCTGCTTCCCAAacttccaatatccgcaagagcttaagagagtttgtgaagaacctcccgatcacctgagagctgccagccagacctacagaccaaaataaaccccAACATGGATTttacttgaagatggagatgtttgtgcatttcttactgtgcctgcactttaaatgaaagagagatgaagaaagtcaaacgtttttaacattttgaattagcaaaaagctaaatccttaaactcagaagtccttttaaataaggagcaccgattttagcgaatcacatcaggtttaacacgCCTAGGAACTCTGCTCtgtttgcactttgaaatactaacacttatgataactgttgtcatggtgactatagttatatattgttctatgattgttattttctgttgacatatcctgaggtaactaTGCAGAATGTTTCTTGTGCATGTAATAAATTACAAGGATCTATAGTCTTTATGTTGTTTGGTATGAGTAATGTTACTTTTCAATGAAGAGTCTTGAATGgttgttttaaaaaaagaaaaagctatgattcacaaaattacttttgtacTGTATAGCTAATAAGAGTAATGGCATAGTATTAGCTTAATATATGCTGTATGATgttgcagtatgtaatgtacaTTTTG contains:
- the LOC143481271 gene encoding uncharacterized protein LOC143481271 → MATKLKQNISFNLESDINTQIQDFSTRTLTFYLSKAMNTKKRTSTAVYGLGKNISPSKRLRDYLVDGVSTFTSEGPKSEATEKTPQMKPDTSFKTEPAKRRKRETEMLESLGKPSEFVEECYMNNAAILPHLCSLPTTAHSSNTAMSSICGQLSRDDPLMIHGHSVQGYQDIYHRVVDPMLRTPSGQPRPYSLDLGRRIKQRLWEVLYCPSQQEEVQPD